One Peterkaempfera bronchialis DNA window includes the following coding sequences:
- a CDS encoding SCO0930 family lipoprotein, producing the protein MKKATRAGAAVGAAAVVLLAGACGSSQQSAGTTTVQPAAAAGDAYGGGAYGDAAGSPSQAAQAASDSSAGVGTTDDAKLGEILVDDQGRTMYRFDKDTAKPAKSNCNDACAQAWPPVPASAKDAAQVPDPSLLGEVTRDDGSKQLTVAGWPMYLYAADSAPGQTNGQGVNQVWWAVQPNGKKAGQAAAAPEAPAAGGSGSGSGSSSGEDSGSSTGKESLALSSVDDPQLGKILVDGKGMVLYRFTKDVAWPMKISCVGQCTEVWPPAKPLNLQQQEQAAKALGVDKKLITNIKRPDGTYQLAINCWPLYNYSKDTKPGQASGQGVGGTWFAVTPGGKLAK; encoded by the coding sequence ATGAAGAAGGCGACAAGGGCGGGAGCCGCTGTGGGGGCTGCGGCTGTGGTCCTGCTTGCAGGCGCCTGCGGATCTTCGCAGCAGTCTGCCGGAACCACCACGGTGCAGCCCGCGGCCGCCGCAGGCGACGCCTACGGCGGCGGCGCCTACGGCGACGCGGCCGGGTCCCCCTCGCAGGCCGCCCAGGCCGCGTCCGACTCGTCGGCCGGAGTCGGCACCACCGATGACGCCAAGCTCGGTGAGATCCTGGTCGACGACCAGGGCCGCACCATGTACCGGTTCGACAAGGACACCGCCAAGCCGGCCAAGTCCAACTGCAACGACGCCTGCGCCCAGGCGTGGCCGCCGGTGCCCGCCTCCGCCAAGGACGCCGCCCAGGTCCCCGACCCCAGCCTGCTGGGCGAGGTCACCCGGGACGACGGCTCCAAGCAGCTCACCGTGGCGGGCTGGCCGATGTACCTGTACGCGGCCGACTCGGCGCCCGGCCAGACCAACGGCCAGGGCGTCAACCAGGTCTGGTGGGCCGTCCAGCCCAACGGCAAGAAGGCCGGCCAGGCCGCAGCGGCCCCGGAGGCCCCCGCAGCCGGCGGCAGCGGCAGCGGCAGTGGCAGCAGCAGCGGCGAGGACAGCGGCAGCAGCACCGGCAAGGAGTCGCTCGCGCTCTCCAGCGTCGACGACCCGCAGCTCGGCAAGATCCTTGTGGACGGCAAGGGCATGGTGCTCTACCGCTTCACCAAGGACGTCGCCTGGCCCATGAAGATCTCCTGCGTCGGCCAGTGCACCGAGGTCTGGCCGCCGGCCAAGCCGCTCAACCTCCAGCAGCAGGAGCAGGCCGCCAAGGCGCTGGGCGTCGACAAGAAGCTGATCACCAACATCAAGCGGCCCGACGGCACCTACCAGCTCGCCATCAACTGCTGGCCGCTCTACAACTACAGCAAGGACACCAAGCCCGGCCAGGCATCCGGCCAGGGCGTGGGCGGCACCTGGTTCGCCGTCACACCGGGCGGCAAGCTCGCCAAGTAG
- a CDS encoding DUF349 domain-containing protein yields the protein MTSDPWGRVDEQGTVYVRTAEGERVVGSWQAGSPEEALAYFERKYEGLAVEIGLLERRVRTTDLAPKDALTAVEHLRSQVVEAHAVGDLEALGTRLDALTAEIESRREERKVARAKAQEEARTAKDQLVAEAEQLADSTQWREAGDRLRALVDIWKGLPRLDRKSDDELWHRFSHARSAFSKRRKAHFATLDQQRDEARTRKEKLVQEAEALSGSTDWGETAARYRQLMTEWKAAGRAQREAEDELWTRFRGAQDVFFQARSEVFSERDAEQRENQTHKEALLVEAEALLPIADLKTAKAAYRSIGERWEAIGHVPRDARPRLEARLHTVERAIREAEEAEWQRTNPEARARAQGMTGLLQAAVDKLQGEVDRARAAGNSAKAAKLEAELAGRRELLEQAQKSLEEFSG from the coding sequence GTGACCAGCGACCCGTGGGGCCGTGTCGACGAGCAGGGGACCGTCTATGTACGGACGGCCGAAGGAGAGCGCGTCGTCGGCTCCTGGCAGGCAGGCTCCCCCGAGGAGGCGCTTGCGTACTTCGAGCGCAAGTACGAGGGTCTTGCCGTGGAGATCGGCCTCCTGGAGCGCCGGGTACGCACCACCGACCTGGCGCCGAAGGATGCGCTGACGGCGGTGGAGCATCTGCGCTCGCAGGTCGTCGAGGCCCATGCGGTGGGCGACCTTGAAGCGCTCGGGACCCGGCTGGACGCTCTGACGGCGGAGATCGAGTCCCGCCGCGAGGAGCGCAAGGTGGCCCGGGCCAAGGCCCAGGAGGAGGCCCGTACGGCCAAGGACCAGCTGGTCGCCGAGGCGGAGCAGCTGGCGGATTCCACCCAGTGGCGGGAGGCCGGGGACCGGCTGCGGGCCCTGGTGGACATCTGGAAGGGCCTGCCCCGGCTGGACCGCAAGAGCGACGACGAGTTGTGGCATCGCTTCTCGCACGCCCGCTCGGCGTTCTCCAAGCGGCGCAAGGCCCACTTCGCCACGCTGGACCAGCAGCGGGACGAGGCGCGGACGCGCAAGGAGAAGCTGGTGCAGGAGGCGGAGGCGCTCTCCGGCTCCACCGACTGGGGCGAGACTGCGGCCCGCTACCGCCAGCTGATGACGGAGTGGAAGGCCGCCGGCCGCGCTCAGCGGGAGGCGGAGGACGAGCTGTGGACCCGCTTCCGGGGGGCCCAGGACGTCTTCTTCCAGGCCCGTTCGGAGGTCTTCTCGGAGCGCGACGCCGAGCAGCGGGAGAACCAGACGCACAAGGAGGCGCTGCTGGTCGAGGCCGAGGCGCTGCTGCCGATCGCCGACCTCAAGACCGCCAAGGCGGCGTACCGGTCGATCGGCGAGCGCTGGGAGGCCATCGGCCATGTGCCGCGCGACGCCCGGCCCCGGCTGGAGGCGCGGCTGCACACCGTGGAGCGGGCGATCCGGGAGGCCGAGGAGGCCGAGTGGCAGCGCACCAACCCGGAGGCCCGGGCGCGTGCCCAGGGCATGACCGGACTGCTCCAGGCGGCGGTGGACAAGCTCCAGGGCGAGGTCGACCGGGCCCGTGCGGCCGGGAACAGCGCCAAGGCCGCCAAGCTGGAGGCCGAGCTCGCCGGGCGCCGGGAGCTGCTGGAGCAGGCGCAGAAGTCGCTGGAGGAGTTCAGCGGCTGA
- a CDS encoding replication-associated recombination protein A: MEPDLFTAAAEERQAREPGRAPLAVRMRPRTLDEVAGQRHLLGEGSPLRRLVATARGPAATSSVILWGPPGTGKTTLAYVISRATDRRFVELSAITAGVKEVRAVIESARREVGASGRETVLFLDEIHRFSKAQQDSLLPAVENRWVTLIAATTENPYFSVISPLLSRSLLLTLESLTDDDIRGLLHRAVADERGLGGALTLAEDAEQHLVRLAGGDARRALTTLEAAAGAALAKGESEIGLATTETAVDRAAVRYDRDGDQHYDVASALIKSIRGSDVDAALHYLARMVEAGEDPRFIARRLMISASEDIGLADPTALQTAVAAAQAVQLIGFPEARITLSQAVIALALAPKSNAAYLAIDAALADVRKGLAGPVPAHLRDAHYGGAQKLGHGQGYQYPHDLPGGIAAQQYAPDAIHGRRYYRPTRYGTEARYAEVAERVRGKLDGE; this comes from the coding sequence GTGGAGCCCGATCTGTTTACCGCAGCAGCCGAGGAACGCCAGGCCAGAGAGCCCGGTCGGGCACCGCTGGCCGTACGGATGCGGCCGCGCACCCTGGACGAGGTCGCCGGGCAGCGGCATCTGCTGGGCGAGGGGTCGCCGCTGCGGCGGCTGGTGGCCACCGCCCGGGGCCCGGCCGCCACCTCCTCGGTGATCCTCTGGGGGCCGCCCGGCACCGGCAAGACCACCCTGGCGTATGTGATCAGCAGGGCCACCGACCGCCGCTTCGTGGAGCTCTCCGCCATCACCGCCGGGGTGAAGGAGGTCCGCGCCGTCATCGAGAGCGCCCGCCGCGAGGTCGGCGCCTCCGGCCGCGAGACGGTGCTCTTCCTGGACGAGATCCACCGCTTCTCCAAGGCCCAGCAGGACTCCCTGCTGCCGGCCGTGGAGAACCGCTGGGTCACCCTGATCGCGGCCACCACCGAGAACCCCTACTTCTCGGTGATCTCGCCGCTGCTCTCCCGCTCGCTGCTGCTCACCCTGGAGTCGCTGACCGACGACGACATCCGGGGGCTGCTGCACCGGGCGGTCGCCGACGAGCGGGGGCTCGGCGGCGCGCTGACCCTGGCGGAGGACGCGGAGCAGCATCTGGTGCGGCTGGCCGGGGGCGACGCCCGCCGGGCGCTGACCACCCTGGAGGCGGCGGCCGGCGCGGCCCTCGCCAAGGGCGAGTCCGAGATCGGCCTGGCCACCACCGAGACGGCGGTGGACCGGGCGGCCGTCCGCTACGACCGGGACGGCGACCAGCACTACGACGTGGCGAGCGCCCTGATCAAGTCCATCCGGGGCAGCGACGTGGACGCGGCTCTGCACTACCTGGCCCGGATGGTGGAGGCGGGGGAGGACCCGAGGTTCATCGCCCGGCGGTTGATGATCTCCGCCAGCGAGGACATCGGCCTGGCCGATCCGACCGCATTGCAGACGGCGGTCGCGGCTGCGCAGGCGGTGCAGCTGATCGGCTTCCCCGAGGCCCGGATCACCCTCTCCCAGGCGGTGATCGCCCTGGCCCTGGCGCCCAAGTCCAACGCGGCCTATCTGGCCATCGACGCCGCTCTGGCCGATGTCCGCAAGGGGCTCGCCGGACCGGTCCCCGCCCATCTGCGCGACGCCCACTACGGGGGCGCCCAGAAGCTCGGCCACGGCCAGGGCTACCAGTACCCGCACGACCTTCCCGGCGGCATCGCGGCCCAGCAGTACGCCCCCGACGCGATCCATGGGCGGCGCTACTACCGGCCCACCCGGTACGGGACCGAGGCCCGCTATGCGGAGGTCGCGGAGCGGGTGCGGGGCAAGCTCGACGGGGAGTGA
- the hisS gene encoding histidine--tRNA ligase has protein sequence MSTFNAPKGTYDLIPPDSEVFLAVREAIAAPLRDAGYGYIETPVFEDVQLFSRGVGESTDIVSKEMYSFTTKGGDDLALRPEGTAPVLRAVLQHNLHRAGGLPVKVWYSGSQYRYERPQAGRYRQFSQVGAEAIGAEDPALDAELIILAVDAYRSLGLRSFRLLLNSLGDRECRPVYRAALQDFLRGLDLDEDTRRRAELNPLRVLDDKRESVQQQLADAPLMRDHLCQACKAYHEQVRELLTAAGVDYVDDPRLVRGLDYYTRTTFEFVHDGLGSQSAVGGGGRYDGLSEMIGGPALPSVGWALGVDRTVLALKAEGVQIDLPARTQVFAVPLGDQARQVLFGLVTALRRAGVPADIAFGGKGLKGAMKAADRSGARWAVVAGERDLADGVVQLKDLTSGDQIPVAADALVTTLKEKLS, from the coding sequence TTGAGCACCTTCAACGCCCCCAAGGGCACCTACGACCTGATCCCGCCGGACTCCGAGGTCTTCCTCGCCGTCCGCGAGGCCATCGCCGCGCCGCTGCGCGACGCCGGCTACGGCTACATCGAGACCCCGGTCTTCGAGGATGTGCAGCTCTTCTCCCGAGGTGTCGGCGAGTCCACCGACATCGTCTCCAAGGAGATGTACTCCTTCACCACCAAGGGCGGCGACGACCTCGCGCTGCGCCCCGAGGGCACCGCGCCGGTGCTGCGTGCCGTCCTCCAGCACAATCTGCACCGCGCCGGCGGGCTGCCGGTCAAGGTCTGGTACTCCGGCTCCCAGTACCGCTACGAGCGCCCCCAGGCGGGCCGCTACCGCCAGTTCTCCCAGGTCGGCGCCGAGGCGATCGGCGCCGAGGACCCGGCGCTGGACGCCGAACTGATCATCCTCGCCGTCGACGCCTACCGCTCGCTGGGCCTGCGCTCCTTCCGGCTGCTGCTCAACAGCCTCGGCGACCGCGAGTGCCGCCCCGTCTACCGGGCCGCCCTCCAGGACTTCCTGCGCGGCCTCGACCTGGACGAGGACACCCGGCGCCGCGCCGAGCTCAACCCGCTGCGGGTGCTGGACGACAAGCGCGAGTCGGTGCAGCAGCAGCTGGCCGACGCCCCGCTGATGCGCGACCACCTCTGCCAGGCGTGCAAGGCGTACCACGAGCAGGTGCGCGAGCTGCTGACGGCGGCCGGCGTCGACTATGTGGACGACCCCCGGCTGGTGCGCGGCCTGGACTACTACACCCGCACCACCTTCGAGTTCGTCCACGACGGCCTCGGCTCGCAGTCGGCCGTCGGCGGCGGCGGGCGCTACGACGGCCTCTCCGAGATGATCGGCGGCCCCGCGCTGCCCTCGGTCGGCTGGGCGCTCGGCGTGGACCGCACCGTACTCGCCCTCAAGGCCGAGGGCGTGCAGATCGACCTCCCCGCCCGCACCCAGGTCTTCGCGGTGCCGCTCGGCGACCAGGCCCGCCAGGTGCTCTTCGGCCTGGTCACCGCATTGCGCCGGGCCGGTGTCCCCGCCGACATCGCCTTCGGCGGCAAGGGCCTCAAGGGCGCCATGAAGGCCGCCGACCGCTCCGGCGCCCGCTGGGCCGTGGTCGCCGGTGAGCGCGACCTCGCCGACGGCGTCGTCCAGCTCAAGGACCTGACCAGCGGCGACCAGATCCCGGTCGCCGCAGACGCTCTCGTCACCACCCTGAAGGAGAAGCTTTCGTGA
- a CDS encoding peptidylprolyl isomerase, with protein MDSEKRRRQLAREKFERQQQRRVEAQQRARRRNTVIGAALAVVLLAGGAAWAGVALAGDGDKKVDAAAASTPSADPAASAPPSAEPSPAKADPASVKGCKAPAAGKPNGKTWTKEPELTVDTKATYQAVLETNCGKVTLELDAAKAPHTVNSFVFLAGQQYFDHVPCHRLTTDGIFVLQCGDPTGQGSGGPGYEIKDENLEGATYPAGTLAMANAGPNTNGSQFFLVYKDTQLPPSYTPFGKVTGGMDVLKNIAAGGVVGGGSDGAPVAGVQMAKVTAAKE; from the coding sequence GTGGACAGCGAGAAGCGGCGGCGGCAGCTCGCCCGCGAGAAGTTCGAGCGGCAGCAGCAGCGCCGGGTCGAGGCGCAGCAGCGCGCCCGGCGGCGGAACACGGTCATTGGCGCCGCTCTGGCGGTGGTGCTGCTCGCGGGCGGTGCGGCCTGGGCCGGGGTGGCGCTCGCCGGGGACGGCGACAAGAAGGTCGACGCGGCGGCGGCCTCCACGCCGTCGGCGGACCCGGCCGCCTCGGCCCCGCCGTCGGCGGAGCCTTCCCCCGCCAAGGCCGACCCGGCCTCGGTCAAGGGCTGCAAGGCCCCCGCGGCGGGCAAGCCGAACGGCAAGACCTGGACGAAGGAGCCGGAGCTCACCGTCGACACCAAGGCGACGTACCAGGCCGTGCTGGAGACCAACTGCGGCAAGGTGACGCTGGAGCTGGACGCCGCCAAGGCGCCGCACACGGTGAACTCGTTCGTCTTCCTGGCCGGGCAGCAGTACTTCGACCATGTGCCGTGCCACCGGCTGACCACCGACGGCATCTTCGTCCTCCAGTGCGGCGACCCCACGGGCCAGGGTTCGGGCGGCCCGGGGTACGAGATCAAGGACGAGAACCTGGAGGGGGCGACGTATCCGGCGGGCACCCTGGCGATGGCCAACGCCGGTCCCAACACCAACGGCAGCCAGTTCTTCCTGGTCTACAAGGACACCCAGCTGCCCCCCAGCTACACCCCGTTCGGCAAGGTCACCGGCGGGATGGACGTGCTGAAGAACATCGCGGCCGGCGGTGTGGTGGGCGGCGGCAGCGACGGCGCCCCGGTGGCCGGTGTGCAGATGGCGAAGGTGACGGCCGCCAAGGAGTGA
- the aspS gene encoding aspartate--tRNA ligase: MIRTHDAGTLRSEHAGTTVTLAGWVARRRDHGGVAFIDLRDASGTVQIVVRDLDSVHGLRAEYCVKVVGDVRVRPEGNENPDIPTGAVEVVVSDLEVLSEAAPLPFPVAEYEPGTVNEEVRLKYRYLDLRREGPARALRLRSRVSHVIRTVMEENGFLDIETPNLTRSTPEGARDFLVPVRLQPGHWYALPQSPQLFKQLLMVAGMERYYQIARCFRDEDFRADRQPEFTQLDVEMSFADQEDVLDIGEQVVARVWKEVHGYDVPRPLPRISYADAMSRYGSDKPDVRFGQQLVDLTGYFAGTAFRVFQAPYVGAVVMPGGAAQTRKQLDAWQDWAKARGARGLAYVVVDAETGELRGPVAKNLSEEHLAGLVEAAGAAKGDAIFFAAGKKTASQELLGAARLEIGRRCGLIDESRWEFLWVVDFPMFEPVEDDKGEQIGWTAIHHPFTAPTAESLDTFDKDPASALSNAYDLVLNGSEIGGGSIRIHQRDVQQRAFEAIGLSQEEAASQFGFLLEAFNYGPPPHGGIALGLDRLVTLLGGYETIRDVIAFPKTSTGGDPLTGAPTPITPQQRREAGIDAKPKSLAEAEQKSEV; the protein is encoded by the coding sequence GTGATCCGCACGCACGACGCGGGCACGCTCCGATCGGAGCACGCCGGTACCACCGTGACCCTCGCCGGGTGGGTCGCCCGTCGCCGCGACCACGGAGGCGTCGCCTTCATCGATCTGCGCGACGCCTCCGGCACCGTCCAGATCGTCGTCCGCGACCTCGACTCCGTGCACGGGCTCCGCGCCGAGTACTGCGTCAAGGTCGTCGGCGATGTCCGCGTGCGCCCCGAGGGCAACGAGAACCCGGACATCCCCACCGGTGCCGTGGAGGTCGTCGTCAGCGACCTGGAGGTGCTCTCCGAGGCCGCCCCGCTGCCCTTCCCGGTCGCCGAGTACGAGCCGGGCACGGTCAACGAGGAGGTCCGGCTCAAGTACCGCTACCTCGACCTGCGCCGCGAGGGCCCGGCCCGCGCGCTGCGGCTGCGCTCCCGGGTCAGCCATGTGATCCGCACGGTGATGGAGGAGAACGGCTTCCTCGACATCGAGACGCCCAACCTCACCCGCTCCACCCCCGAGGGCGCCCGCGACTTCCTGGTCCCGGTCCGCCTCCAGCCCGGCCACTGGTACGCCCTGCCGCAGTCGCCGCAGCTCTTCAAGCAGCTGCTGATGGTGGCCGGCATGGAGCGCTACTACCAGATCGCCCGCTGCTTCCGCGACGAGGACTTCCGCGCCGACCGGCAGCCGGAGTTCACCCAGCTCGACGTGGAGATGTCCTTCGCCGACCAGGAGGACGTGCTGGACATCGGCGAGCAGGTCGTCGCCCGGGTCTGGAAGGAGGTGCACGGCTACGACGTCCCGCGCCCGCTGCCGCGCATCTCCTACGCCGACGCCATGAGCCGCTACGGCTCGGACAAGCCGGACGTCCGCTTCGGGCAGCAGCTGGTCGACCTCACCGGGTACTTCGCGGGTACGGCGTTCCGGGTCTTCCAGGCCCCGTACGTCGGCGCCGTGGTGATGCCCGGCGGCGCCGCGCAGACCCGCAAGCAGCTGGACGCCTGGCAGGACTGGGCCAAGGCCCGGGGTGCCCGGGGTCTGGCCTATGTGGTCGTCGACGCCGAGACCGGCGAGCTGCGCGGCCCGGTGGCCAAGAACCTCTCCGAGGAGCACCTGGCCGGCCTGGTGGAGGCCGCCGGCGCGGCCAAGGGCGACGCCATCTTCTTCGCCGCGGGCAAGAAGACCGCCTCCCAGGAGCTGCTGGGCGCCGCCCGCCTGGAGATCGGCCGCCGCTGCGGGCTGATCGACGAATCCCGGTGGGAGTTCCTCTGGGTGGTCGACTTCCCGATGTTCGAGCCGGTGGAGGACGACAAGGGCGAGCAGATCGGGTGGACCGCCATCCACCACCCCTTCACCGCGCCCACCGCCGAGTCCCTGGACACCTTCGACAAGGACCCGGCGAGCGCCCTCTCCAACGCCTACGACCTGGTGCTCAACGGCTCCGAGATCGGCGGCGGCTCGATCCGTATCCACCAGCGCGACGTCCAGCAGCGCGCCTTCGAGGCCATCGGCCTCTCCCAGGAGGAGGCCGCCTCGCAGTTCGGCTTCCTGCTGGAGGCGTTCAACTACGGCCCGCCGCCGCACGGTGGCATCGCGCTGGGCCTGGACCGGCTGGTCACCCTGCTCGGCGGCTACGAGACGATCAGGGATGTCATCGCCTTCCCGAAGACGTCGACCGGCGGCGACCCGCTGACCGGTGCGCCCACCCCGATCACCCCCCAGCAGCGCCGCGAGGCGGGGATCGACGCCAAGCCGAAGTCCCTGGCGGAGGCGGAGCAGAAGTCCGAGGTCTGA
- a CDS encoding GNAT family N-acetyltransferase — protein sequence MIERTGVVRARPEEPEDAPAVRRVHMAAFPGPAEADLVDTLRKDPAWLPGLSWVAADHRGLVIAHALLTRLAVGDGKALALAPVAVAPEWQRRGVGTLLVRAALEAAGAAGERLVVVLGDPRYYGRFGFTPASRHGVSGPYEVPDALFQALPLADQDGTPRGTAVYPPPFDEL from the coding sequence ATGATCGAGCGCACCGGAGTGGTCAGGGCAAGACCCGAGGAGCCCGAGGACGCCCCGGCGGTGCGCCGGGTGCATATGGCGGCCTTCCCCGGCCCGGCCGAGGCCGACCTGGTGGACACCCTGCGCAAGGACCCGGCCTGGCTGCCCGGCCTCTCCTGGGTGGCGGCCGACCACCGGGGCCTGGTGATCGCCCATGCCCTGCTCACCCGGCTGGCGGTGGGCGACGGCAAGGCGCTGGCCCTCGCCCCGGTCGCGGTCGCCCCGGAGTGGCAGCGCAGAGGGGTGGGCACCCTGCTGGTCCGGGCCGCCCTGGAGGCCGCCGGGGCCGCCGGGGAGCGGCTGGTGGTGGTGCTGGGCGATCCGCGCTACTACGGCCGGTTCGGCTTCACCCCCGCCTCCCGACACGGCGTCAGCGGCCCATATGAGGTGCCCGACGCCCTCTTCCAGGCGCTTCCGCTCGCCGACCAGGACGGCACCCCGCGCGGAACGGCCGTCTATCCGCCGCCTTTTGACGAGCTGTGA
- a CDS encoding MBL fold metallo-hydrolase produces the protein MFIAGFPAGAWGTNCYLVAPAAGEECVIVDPGHEAADGVEELVREHRLKPVAVVLTHGHIDHIASVVPVCGARGVPAWIHPDDRYMMTDPERALGRSLGQQIMGSLTVGEPDDVRELSDGSVLDLAGLAFTVDHAPGHTKGSVTFRTPAAGDVPPVLFSGDLLFAGSIGRTDLPGGDHTEILKSLARVCLPLPDDTVVLSGHGPQTSIGRERAANPYLQQVAGAAAGAPAAPRRGM, from the coding sequence GTGTTCATCGCCGGATTCCCCGCCGGAGCCTGGGGCACCAACTGCTACCTGGTCGCACCGGCCGCCGGTGAGGAATGCGTGATCGTCGACCCCGGGCACGAGGCGGCCGACGGCGTCGAGGAACTGGTGCGCGAGCACCGGCTCAAGCCGGTCGCGGTGGTCCTCACCCATGGGCACATCGACCACATCGCCTCGGTGGTCCCGGTCTGCGGTGCCCGTGGCGTCCCCGCCTGGATACACCCCGACGACCGCTACATGATGACCGATCCCGAGCGGGCCCTCGGCCGCTCGCTGGGGCAGCAGATCATGGGCTCCCTCACCGTCGGTGAGCCCGACGACGTCCGGGAGCTCTCCGACGGCAGCGTGCTCGACCTCGCCGGACTGGCCTTCACGGTCGACCATGCGCCCGGCCATACCAAGGGGTCGGTGACCTTCAGGACGCCCGCCGCCGGGGACGTACCCCCGGTGCTCTTCTCGGGCGACCTGCTCTTCGCCGGCTCCATCGGACGCACGGATCTGCCCGGAGGGGACCACACCGAGATCCTGAAGTCGCTGGCACGCGTCTGCCTGCCGCTTCCGGACGACACGGTCGTCCTCTCCGGCCACGGCCCCCAGACCAGCATCGGCCGCGAGCGCGCCGCCAATCCCTACCTCCAGCAGGTGGCAGGCGCCGCCGCCGGGGCACCCGCTGCCCCGCGACGAGGAATGTGA
- a CDS encoding MFS transporter, with the protein MSEEVAQTTVQSRPPGDQDDAAVRRSDFRLLWTGETVSALGTGISGVAISLIAVSTLQASTFMVGLVRAATWLPWLLIGLPAGVWIDRLSRRRTMLTCDVVALLLLLSVPVAAAAGVLGIAQVVAVALGVGASSVFFTAAYQAYLPTLVPKEGLSAANAKLQSSNQVAGVAGPGAGGLISQSIGAAGGMLADAASFAVSAVCLMRIRTPEVRPTGERPRRNLRAEIAEGVHFVVRDPYLRVLTVAGAVDNLTWTSSMTLYVVYLVRDLHVAPGLVGVLTAADSLGGILGALLVTRVACRFGTAHGMLLAALGTAPFTLLIPMAGPGPRLCLFALGLMVAGAGMAVCNVLSSGFRQAYVPQYILGRVFASTRVLQFGIIPVAAVLGGTLGTVLGVRHSLWLTLVVGVLAKSLRLLGPIRTQRDLPTSLPSPAAVH; encoded by the coding sequence ATGTCCGAAGAGGTCGCTCAGACCACTGTCCAGAGCCGCCCGCCCGGCGATCAGGACGACGCAGCCGTCCGCCGGAGCGACTTCCGGCTGCTGTGGACCGGGGAGACCGTCAGCGCGCTGGGCACCGGCATCAGCGGGGTGGCGATCTCCCTCATCGCGGTCAGCACACTCCAGGCGTCCACCTTCATGGTGGGGCTGGTCAGGGCCGCCACCTGGCTGCCCTGGCTGCTGATCGGCCTGCCTGCCGGGGTGTGGATCGACCGGCTGTCCCGGCGGCGGACCATGCTGACCTGCGATGTCGTCGCCCTGCTGCTGCTGCTCAGCGTGCCCGTCGCGGCTGCGGCCGGGGTGCTGGGCATCGCGCAGGTGGTGGCGGTGGCGCTGGGCGTCGGCGCCTCCTCCGTCTTCTTCACCGCCGCCTACCAGGCGTATCTGCCGACCCTGGTCCCCAAGGAGGGCCTCTCTGCGGCCAATGCGAAGCTCCAGAGCAGCAACCAGGTGGCCGGTGTCGCCGGGCCGGGCGCCGGCGGTCTGATCTCCCAGTCGATCGGCGCCGCGGGCGGCATGCTCGCCGACGCGGCCTCCTTCGCGGTCTCCGCCGTCTGCCTGATGCGGATCCGCACCCCCGAGGTCCGGCCCACCGGGGAGCGCCCGCGCCGCAACCTGCGGGCCGAGATCGCCGAGGGCGTCCACTTCGTGGTGCGCGACCCCTATCTGCGGGTCCTCACCGTCGCCGGTGCGGTGGACAACCTCACCTGGACCTCCTCGATGACCCTGTATGTCGTCTACCTGGTCCGTGACCTGCATGTCGCGCCGGGCCTGGTGGGCGTGCTGACCGCCGCCGACAGCCTCGGCGGCATCCTCGGGGCGCTGCTGGTCACCCGGGTCGCCTGCCGCTTCGGCACCGCCCACGGCATGCTGCTGGCCGCCCTCGGAACCGCGCCCTTCACCCTGCTGATCCCGATGGCCGGCCCCGGCCCGCGACTCTGCCTCTTCGCCCTGGGGCTGATGGTGGCGGGCGCCGGCATGGCCGTCTGCAACGTCCTCTCCAGCGGCTTCCGGCAGGCGTATGTGCCGCAGTACATCCTCGGCCGGGTCTTCGCCAGCACCCGGGTCCTCCAGTTCGGGATCATCCCGGTGGCGGCGGTGCTCGGCGGCACCCTCGGCACCGTGCTGGGCGTCCGCCACTCGCTCTGGCTGACCCTGGTCGTCGGGGTGCTGGCCAAGTCCCTCCGGCTGCTCGGGCCCATCCGCACCCAGCGGGACCTGCCCACCTCGCTGCCGTCCCCGGCGGCCGTCCACTGA